The following are from one region of the Methanospirillum hungatei genome:
- a CDS encoding FecCD family ABC transporter permease, with protein sequence MSQHPKRKEFWGKRNYSVLRITLILLLAFTTLISLMVGRFEVPPFDVIAAIFSGIIPCQDLSPTVKSVIVDVRLPRVLAVIIVGAALSVAGAAFQGLFRNPLVSPDILGVSAGAGFGAALALLLTENIFITQLFAFLLGIFAVGLAYLISRVYKVSSTLTLVLAGIVVAALFQALTSLVKYVADPLNKLPAIVFWLMGSFNHISNSDLLVAGPLLLGGLLILYLIRWRINVLSMGDEDARALGVDIKQQKAIIIVSATVISAAAVSICGIVGWIGLVIPHVGRLLVGPDHKLLIPIVALVGASYLLIVDTVARTITVTEIPIGIITALVGAPVFAYLLRRTQTGWKQ encoded by the coding sequence ATGTCACAACATCCGAAACGTAAGGAATTCTGGGGAAAACGAAATTATTCAGTCTTAAGAATAACACTCATATTACTGCTTGCCTTCACCACGTTGATCTCCCTTATGGTTGGCAGATTTGAGGTTCCGCCATTTGATGTGATAGCAGCCATCTTTTCAGGTATTATTCCCTGTCAGGATCTCTCTCCCACGGTCAAAAGTGTAATCGTTGATGTCAGGCTCCCAAGAGTTCTTGCCGTCATTATTGTCGGTGCTGCATTATCTGTTGCAGGTGCTGCCTTTCAGGGATTATTCCGAAATCCGCTGGTTTCCCCGGATATCCTGGGAGTATCTGCCGGGGCCGGATTTGGTGCAGCCCTTGCCCTGCTTCTCACAGAAAACATCTTTATCACACAATTATTTGCATTTTTACTGGGTATTTTTGCCGTTGGGCTCGCATATCTTATCAGCCGGGTTTACAAAGTGAGCTCAACCCTAACCCTCGTCCTTGCAGGAATCGTGGTCGCAGCACTCTTTCAGGCACTCACATCACTTGTGAAATATGTGGCCGATCCCCTGAACAAACTGCCTGCAATCGTGTTCTGGCTCATGGGATCATTTAACCACATCTCAAATTCTGACCTTCTTGTTGCCGGACCACTTCTTCTCGGTGGGCTTTTGATCCTGTACCTGATCAGATGGAGAATTAATGTCCTGTCCATGGGTGATGAAGATGCCCGGGCACTTGGTGTAGACATTAAACAGCAAAAGGCAATTATTATTGTATCCGCCACCGTCATTTCTGCAGCAGCAGTATCAATCTGCGGTATTGTCGGATGGATTGGCCTTGTAATTCCCCATGTTGGTCGTCTTCTTGTTGGACCGGATCACAAGCTTCTCATCCCTATTGTAGCACTCGTCGGTGCATCATACCTGCTTATCGTAGATACCGTTGCACGAACAATCACCGTCACAGAAATTCCGATCGGTATAATTACCGCCCTTGTCGGAGCACCGGTCTTTGCATATCTTCTCCGCAGAACACAGACGGGGTGGAAACAATGA
- a CDS encoding ABC transporter ATP-binding protein, whose product MNHPLLIRDLTFRYNHKDPEPVFSSVSLHLSEGEIFCLIGPNGTGKSTLIKCIAGLLSYESGEVLIEGNNLQSLTPSQSARIIGYVPQSHIPSFPFPVRDVVVMGRSPHLGPLSSPTLADMQVADDAMDTVGIAHLADRPCTDISGGEYQLVLIARALTQMPRILLLDEPTSHLDLGNQMKILRTIARLSEQGLTILMATHFPDHAFLLSGRVGVMMRQGLTRIGKAETVITEDSMKEAYDARVSIMTIPGNDGRKICVPLLS is encoded by the coding sequence ATGAATCATCCCTTGCTTATCAGGGATCTTACCTTTCGTTATAACCACAAGGATCCTGAACCGGTTTTTTCAAGTGTATCCCTCCATTTATCAGAGGGAGAGATCTTCTGCCTGATAGGACCGAATGGAACAGGAAAGTCCACCCTTATAAAATGTATTGCAGGTCTCCTTTCTTATGAATCAGGGGAAGTGCTCATTGAAGGAAATAACCTTCAATCGTTGACCCCGTCTCAGTCAGCCAGAATAATTGGATATGTACCTCAGTCTCATATCCCATCATTTCCCTTTCCGGTTCGTGACGTCGTGGTAATGGGACGTTCGCCTCATTTAGGTCCGCTCTCTTCTCCAACCCTTGCAGATATGCAGGTTGCAGATGATGCAATGGATACTGTTGGAATAGCTCATCTTGCAGATAGACCCTGCACTGATATCAGCGGTGGTGAATACCAATTGGTCCTGATAGCACGAGCATTGACCCAGATGCCAAGAATTTTACTCCTTGATGAGCCGACATCACACCTGGATCTTGGAAACCAGATGAAAATTTTGAGGACAATTGCCCGTCTGAGTGAACAGGGACTGACAATTCTCATGGCAACTCATTTTCCAGATCATGCCTTTTTATTGTCCGGGCGGGTCGGAGTAATGATGAGACAAGGACTAACCAGGATTGGTAAGGCAGAGACCGTCATCACAGAAGATTCCATGAAAGAGGCATATGATGCAAGAGTATCTATCATGACCATACCAGGAAATGACGGACGAAAAATCTGTGTGCCTCTTTTATCCTAA
- a CDS encoding class I SAM-dependent methyltransferase, whose amino-acid sequence MNELHQTEQKSGSDCEKYDPMDEQKARAFDKTASTIFAPIYPVIADQILERTQIRNGTALDAGCGPAHLSMALAQASDLRIYAFDTSPMMLQIAYEHITDAGLVRKIVPVLGDIHDLPFEDGTIDLVVSRGSWFFWEDLQGAFREIYRVLSPGGVTYIGGGFGNSALKEAIHTAMAERDPEFSKGVSNRMMRNNPDRIREELEKAEIRSYELIQDDSGFWLMMRK is encoded by the coding sequence ATGAACGAATTACATCAGACAGAACAGAAATCAGGGAGCGATTGTGAAAAGTACGACCCAATGGATGAACAAAAAGCACGGGCTTTTGATAAAACCGCATCCACCATCTTTGCTCCAATTTATCCGGTAATTGCAGACCAGATTCTTGAAAGGACACAAATTCGGAATGGGACCGCTCTTGATGCAGGATGTGGACCTGCTCATCTGTCAATGGCCCTGGCACAAGCATCGGATCTTCGAATCTATGCTTTTGATACATCCCCGATGATGCTTCAGATTGCGTATGAACACATCACAGATGCAGGACTTGTCAGAAAAATTGTCCCGGTTCTTGGAGATATCCATGATCTTCCCTTTGAAGATGGAACAATAGATCTTGTTGTCAGTCGTGGTTCCTGGTTCTTCTGGGAGGATCTGCAGGGTGCTTTTCGTGAAATTTATCGCGTTCTTTCACCCGGAGGAGTAACATACATCGGAGGAGGGTTTGGCAACTCAGCTCTGAAAGAAGCAATTCATACCGCAATGGCAGAAAGAGATCCTGAATTCTCCAAAGGGGTTTCTAACCGGATGATGAGAAATAATCCTGACCGGATTAGAGAAGAACTTGAAAAGGCAGAGATCCGTTCCTATGAACTGATTCAGGACGACTCAGGATTCTGGCTTATGATGAGAAAATAA
- a CDS encoding radical SAM protein, which translates to MTTCSVCEMQCEIQENRSGSCGMYTCHDGQIHERFPNSYLIEYPVSIETIPFLHFYPKNKFLQVSTVGCNFRCVGCVSDLLTRTAAEFTPSLMNTSPKDVVTRAVNEKCKGIVFALNDPTVSFPTFLGLADQAKKAGLLIGCSTNGYFTEESLSQMIPVVDAVAVGIKGCDDAAYHTCGVRSSEPVFRNIKKLVDSGIHVEVTVVYEKGSEEDLVKTVKRVVKISPEIPILVMRFIPFGPADLALEPGIRASEEMCDKLREYARYVYLFNSPGSSYLQTRCPECGQVIVRREFYGPMGARVIDKSTQWTCSCGCTIPHTGTIAQETYQEEGMMGGYRPTRALEIIKAITTCLDIQDEKTSAKVWMDFISQNYIDILHKKIQKIETFYEVIAHLAEITGTVHKGAQLISYIQDRTAYISSLVQNKKRPRVLYVMGTPLFLLNEDRFENAMVRAAGGEPVNINLPRKGKPGIMVDPAFINQLNPDVIMVSGFLATPVEDMYAICEEQGIDVNAVRNHRIHLMPPSWDFGSPRFVLGLFYLVSVLHPDCTVDIEKEAEQFYQQFYHMSYAEAKPNRSFFRA; encoded by the coding sequence ATGACAACCTGTTCAGTATGTGAGATGCAGTGTGAAATCCAGGAGAACCGGTCTGGATCCTGCGGCATGTATACCTGTCATGATGGTCAGATTCATGAACGGTTTCCAAATTCATACCTTATTGAGTATCCGGTAAGTATTGAGACGATCCCGTTTCTACACTTTTATCCTAAAAATAAATTCTTACAGGTCAGCACGGTTGGTTGTAATTTCAGATGTGTCGGGTGTGTATCAGATCTCCTGACACGGACAGCAGCAGAATTTACTCCGTCTCTGATGAACACGTCACCAAAAGACGTGGTTACCCGTGCTGTCAACGAGAAATGTAAGGGAATAGTCTTTGCACTCAATGATCCAACGGTGTCATTTCCAACCTTTCTTGGTCTGGCAGATCAGGCGAAAAAAGCTGGACTCCTGATCGGATGCTCAACAAATGGATATTTCACCGAAGAGTCATTATCCCAGATGATACCGGTTGTTGATGCAGTTGCTGTCGGGATTAAAGGATGTGATGATGCCGCCTACCACACATGTGGAGTGAGATCATCAGAACCGGTGTTCAGAAATATCAAAAAACTGGTGGATTCAGGCATCCATGTCGAAGTGACCGTGGTGTATGAAAAAGGATCTGAAGAAGATCTGGTAAAGACGGTAAAGCGTGTTGTAAAAATCAGCCCGGAGATCCCCATTCTGGTTATGAGATTTATTCCCTTTGGTCCTGCTGATCTGGCCCTTGAACCAGGCATCCGTGCATCTGAAGAGATGTGTGACAAATTGCGGGAATATGCCCGATATGTTTATCTGTTTAATTCTCCGGGTTCGTCATATCTTCAGACCAGGTGCCCGGAATGTGGTCAGGTCATTGTACGACGGGAATTTTATGGCCCGATGGGTGCCAGGGTAATCGACAAATCCACACAATGGACCTGTTCCTGTGGATGTACCATACCACATACTGGCACGATTGCACAGGAAACATACCAGGAAGAGGGTATGATGGGAGGGTATCGGCCCACTCGTGCTCTTGAGATAATCAAGGCAATTACCACTTGTCTTGATATTCAGGATGAAAAAACAAGTGCAAAGGTCTGGATGGATTTTATATCCCAAAATTATATCGACATACTCCACAAGAAGATCCAGAAGATTGAAACGTTCTATGAGGTCATTGCACATCTGGCAGAGATTACCGGAACAGTCCACAAAGGTGCTCAGCTCATCTCGTATATTCAAGATCGGACAGCATACATCTCATCCCTGGTGCAGAATAAAAAAAGACCACGAGTTCTGTATGTCATGGGAACACCGCTCTTTCTCTTAAATGAAGACCGGTTTGAAAACGCAATGGTCAGAGCAGCCGGAGGTGAACCGGTTAACATAAATCTACCCCGGAAAGGAAAACCTGGGATCATGGTGGATCCGGCGTTTATCAACCAGCTGAATCCGGATGTAATCATGGTATCTGGATTCCTGGCAACTCCTGTTGAGGATATGTATGCAATCTGTGAGGAACAGGGTATTGATGTGAATGCAGTCCGAAACCACAGGATCCATCTTATGCCCCCATCATGGGATTTTGGCAGCCCACGGTTTGTACTAGGTCTTTTCTACCTGGTCAGTGTGCTCCACCCAGACTGTACTGTTGATATTGAGAAAGAAGCAGAGCAGTTTTACCAGCAGTTCTATCACATGTCATATGCTGAAGCGAAACCAAACAGGTCCTTTTTCCGGGCCTGA